The proteins below are encoded in one region of Anguilla anguilla isolate fAngAng1 chromosome 3, fAngAng1.pri, whole genome shotgun sequence:
- the LOC118223951 gene encoding trypsin inhibitor ClTI-1-like isoform X1 yields MKHTILVCIVLLVAVFEIAEPFFGMRVRGDKPRCTKDAEKGTCPTNWDPVCGTDKVTYKNECELCRANLAKTFRVKIVKRHQC; encoded by the exons ATGAAACACACTATCCTGGTCTGCATAGTGCTGCTGGTTGCAGTGTTTG agATCGCAGAGCCCTTCTTCGGGATGCGCGTCAGAGGTGATAAG CCTAGATGCACGAAGGATGCTGAGAAAGGGACATGTCCTACCAACTGGGACCCTGTGTGCGGGACTGACAAAGTAACTTATAAGAACGAGTGTGAACTCTGTCGTGCCAACCT GGCGAAAACCTTTAGAGTCAAGATCGTGAAACGTCATCAGTGTTGA
- the LOC118223951 gene encoding trypsin inhibitor ClTI-1-like isoform X2 has product MNVTETQSSEIAEPFFGMRVRGDKPRCTKDAEKGTCPTNWDPVCGTDKVTYKNECELCRANLAKTFRVKIVKRHQC; this is encoded by the exons ATGAATGTGACCGAAACTCAGAGCTCCG agATCGCAGAGCCCTTCTTCGGGATGCGCGTCAGAGGTGATAAG CCTAGATGCACGAAGGATGCTGAGAAAGGGACATGTCCTACCAACTGGGACCCTGTGTGCGGGACTGACAAAGTAACTTATAAGAACGAGTGTGAACTCTGTCGTGCCAACCT GGCGAAAACCTTTAGAGTCAAGATCGTGAAACGTCATCAGTGTTGA